A single Vespula vulgaris chromosome 3, iyVesVulg1.1, whole genome shotgun sequence DNA region contains:
- the LOC127062385 gene encoding teneurin-m isoform X5, producing MCDPTALLDLVPSEGLLKRPSMDYNEYTYCYGGGRGCLLDNSAPRGPPDVPPRNPTMSRLNGRLPGSHAASDHERDPDLEPSCLVRTPSGNFYNIPKIPKNEYNNKNQSTGNSPIKVELQNNMDRVPLPYGHAPSMIPMRRQSIRCHFRKGIDWCSWKLIAIVVITLSLCLTAALAYVATSNIVTWSYQGTRACTVLIGDNTDAKSPTSESNKTSTSTASTSSQSASGRTRQQTSAGGNINPWASMLDRSVYSRKRRDVIFNRHATVLPHDTSSITKSQNFLREAEESMIQKSWSTPNTLHENNQGKVVVFMHDTTVHTKVANPSEKSDDAVSFPEDTREMSERMKESSTSPLGTMPLVGPVSDPSIIAANYSHYDTTTTSIELVSGSPVSETSSDPYHSIRYSSSSSEKSYSGESLETKEFTTEPSSSHTTNRRKYYTNTLMSSIESKKDFPGVPPIMDEIPYDEGVSMNIENRNMIDDSIVPAMLETSTVELTGNVDSSIGSNAILPDTVATPGNRSSKVNSFSTDMRNDLEEYVGIESSSSASLELSTTIDIEKENESRETSSIRANDFNWNETTSTTEKRNEITRIDRRTDELWNSSMRADKTSMKIENETANESQDREPPDSSSVVKETRELSREDSSAESVEDPAGPIKTSEKSEELQRDYPIPIYSYGQDEVEIVKLNHGTNSGTTTKTRTVYKPIDNPDKRPDILNNEVKTLNKNHRLDQRKDDLRVVMREGSDEEFLRKFEEQFYKEESSERDEPVIKKPVQSNFDRLEKKEDENGHEKSHDSSNDAFNGDTKLPIVQHVQIIEVPVERDHRSSSSSSSSSSTSTSTSSTHRVLVNVTIANGDSSSGASRPLYVLSVSVPMEIEPDDHSPNAHQIKTSSSSQRDGKITENVVNYVEPIDVVRLPPPPQPPASPPPPIWGGGECECSCPCMDSSSDEWDNFSAIDDTNIIFEQDFDQHEPPDNSSSFQVPSITNIQVKTDQLDRKPEWKENSTSHLEDLIKDDTTLTLEDYYTEEDNVSTTESSSTFEPETTTNDIISCSATTSLPPEPIILILEGARTFPARSFPPDGTTFAQVGLGQKLSKEIQPYSYWNMQFYQSEAAYVRFDYNIPRGASIGVYARRNALPTHTQYDLLEVLSGFKARTTRASHVSVIPSIKKEVTHYMEPGHWFLSLYNDDGDPQEVSFIAVIAEDMTHNCPNGCSGKGECLLGHCQCNPGFGGEDCSESVCPVLCSQRGEYINGECQCNPGWKGKECSLRHDECEVPDCNGHGHCTNGKCNCVRGYKGKFCEEVDCPHPTCSGHGFCAEGTCICKKGWKGADCSQMDKEALQCLPDCSGHGNFDLETQTCLCEPMWSGDDCSKELCDLDCGPHGHCVDNACDCLPGWSGELCNLKQCDPRCNEHGQCKNGTCLCVTGWNGIHCTMEACPNACSSHGQCRVSFYGQWECRCYEGWDGKDCSVPLEQNCNDGRDNDKDGLIDCADPECCSNHICRSSQLCVSAPQPIDILLRKQPPAVTASFFERMKFLIDEGSLQNYARQETFNESMFWNHFNTSRSAVIRGRVVTHLGTGLMGVRVSTSTPLEGFTLTRDDGWFDLLVNGGGAVTLQFGRSPFKPQSHIVFVPWNEVVIIDKIVMSTAEEKAPVHVPHACAAHDYDLMKPLVLATWKQGFQGACPDKSAILAEYQAIQESLQIPGTGLNLVYHSSRVGGYLSTIQVQLTPETIPPTLSLVHLRISIEGILYERTFEADPVIKFTYAWNRLNVYRQRVYGVTTAMVKVGYEYNDCKDIIWDVQTTKLSGYDMAISDVGGWNLDIHHRYNFHEGILQKGDGSNIYLKHKPRVILTSMGDGHQRPLDCYDCDGQASKQRLLAPVALATAPDGSIFVGDFNLVRKILVDGTVRTIVRLNATRVSYRYHIAISPLDGSLYISDPESHQILRVRDTNDYTDPDHNWETVVGSGERCLPGDEAHCGDGALARDAKLAYPKGVAVSIDNVLYFADGTNIRMVDRDGIITTVIGNHMHKAQWKPIPCEGTLNVEEVHLRWPTELAINPLDNSLHMVDDHMVLQLAPDGRVKVVAGRPLHCASPLSSFDTELATHATLVMPQSIAFGPSGNLYIAESDSQRINRVRVIGTDGKISPYAGAESKCNCLERGCDCFEADHYLASTAKFNTISSVAVSPDGVVHIGDQANYRIRSVMASIPDASDAREYEIYSPDTQEIYVFNRFGQHIATKNILTGETVYLFTYNVNSSNGKLSTVTDAAGNKVFLLRDYSNQVTSIENTKGQKCRLRMTRMWMLHEFSTPDNYNVTFNYHGPTGLLANKLDSTGRGYVYDYDEFGRLTSVVTPTGKMISLTFDLSLKGAIVKIGQNNRKPVSMLIKGSSVVTKVGEAEQRTTVLPDGSVGMVTPWAHTVSTDTMPYSILAEIEPLLGESYPVLAKQRTEIAGDLANRFEWRYFLRKVQGNKNRGNSKAVAQVGRKLRVNGEILLSLEYDRETNTVAVFMDDRVELLNITYDRTARPLKWGPRNGIFAGVELEYDRFSRLTSWTWGDISETYGFDRAGRLYEIKYSDGTSMIYAFKDMFSSLPLKVTTPRGSDYLLQYDEAGALQSLTTPRGHIHAFSLQTSLGFYKYQYYSPMNRHPYEILYNDDGQILAKVYPHQSGKVAYVYDHTGKLETTLAGLSSIHYTYQETTSLVRSIDINEPNFEMRIEYKYHAGIVKDEKIKFGSKSGMDNAHYRYQYDGNARISGIEVDINGKQLPQLRLKYNQNLGVLEGVGDLRIYRNVFNRSVMQDSSKQFFTVTDYDEHGRVKTVLMNIRSLDVFRMELEYDNRNRIKMRKLMIGKESMEKKEWSRMDKITYNADSHVLEVADTDNNWQYAYDENGNIVGVTEHSEKIVLGYDSGDRVVQYGDVEFNSYDGRGFVVIRGEHKYRYNSRGQLIHASEHKKFQIWYFYDDRGRLVSWNDDRENITQFFYANPKTPDLITHVHFPKSSKTFRFLYDQRDFLMTVETSEQRFYVATDQNGSPLALFDTNGNLIKEMRRTPFGKIIKDTNPDFYLPIDFHGGLFDPNTKLIYLNKRLYDPTVGQWMTPAWEQMANELTTPTDIFIYRFRNNDPINFKQNVEYMTDLASWLKLYGYDISSMLGSEYTKQMVYQPSATITSPQLTPDFGVMSGLQCIVNRVHEKFSDLGFVPKPLLKLEPKTRNLLPRVAHRRAVFGEGILVSRVGGRALVSVVDGVNTVVQDVVTSVFNNSYFLPLHFSVHDQDVFYFVKDNALKIRDDMEELQRLGGMFNVSTHETTEHGAGTWKELRLHNPDAAVVIKYGADPEQERHRILKHAHKRAVERAWEIEKQLVMAGFQGRGDWSKEEKDELLNRGTVDGYEGVDIHSVHRYPQLADDPGNVAFTRDTKRKRRKSGNRRSRSHRHDS from the exons GGTGTTTATTGGACAATTCGGCACCACGGGGCCCGCCCGATGTGCCACCCCGTAATCCTACAATGAGCCGTCTTAACGGAAGACTGCCAGGAAGTCACGCAGCAAGCGATCACGAACGCGATCCCGATCTCGAACCATCCTGTCTCGTACGCACCCCATCCGGTAACTTCTACAATATACCAA agATACCGAAGAATGAATACAACAATAAGAATCAATCGACAGGGAATAGTCCAATAAAAGTCGAGCTGCAAAACAACATGGACAG AGTACCTTTACCTTACGGTCACGCCCCATCGATGATCCCGATGAGGAGACAAAGCATTCGCTGCCATTTCCGCAAAGGAATCGATTGGTGCAGCTGGAAACTAATTGCCATAGTTGTAATTACGCTCTCCCTTTGCTTAACGGCAGCGCTCGCCTATGTCGCAA cTTCGAACATAGTAACCTGGTCTTATCAAGGTACAAGAGCGTGCACAGTGTTAATCGGTGACAACACAGACGCAAAATCACCGACGAGCGAGTCGAACAAAACGTCCACGTCGACGGCATCGACGTCATCACAATCGGCCAGTGGTAGAACGCGACAGCAAACATCGGCAGGAGGTAATATCAATCCCTGGGCTAGCATGCTAGATCGTTCTGTGTATTCTCGTAAACGTAGAGACGTCATATTTAACCGGCATGCAACTGTATTACCGCACGACACTTCCTCGATCACCAAATCCCAAAATTTCCTACGAGAAGCCGAGGAATCCATGATCCAAAAATCATGGAGCACGCCGAATACATTGCATGAGAATAATCAGGGTAAGGTTGTTGTATTTATGCATGACACGACGGTGCATACGAAAGTAGCTAATCCAAGTGAAAAATCCGACGATGCGGTTTCGTTTCCCGAGGACACCAGGGAAATGAGTGAAAGAATGAAGGAGTCAAGTACTTCTCCCTTGGGAACCATGCCGCTAGTCGGACCCGTCTCTGACCCTTCCATTATCGCTGCTAACTACTCGCACTATGATACTACAACTACCTCTATCGAACTCGTTTCTGGGTCTCCGGTCTCTGAGACAAGCTCTGATCCTTATCATTCGATTCGctattcctcttcttcatccgAGAAATCTTATTCCGGAGAATCACTCGAAACAAAGGAGTTTACTACTGAACCATCCAGTTCTCATACAACGAATCGTCGAAAATATTACACGAACACTTTGATGTCTTCCATTGAAAGCAAGAAAGATTTCCCAGGAGTTCCACCGATAATGGATGAAATACCTTACGACGAAGGAGTTTCAATGAACATTGAAAATCGTAATATGATAGATGATAGCATAGTACCGGCAATGTTAGAAACTAGTACTGTAGAACTAACGGGTAACGTAGATTCGAGTATTGGCAGTAATGCTATACTTCCTGACACCGTTGCTACCCCAGGAAATCGATCGTCGAAAGTAAATAGCTTTAGCACGGATATGAGGAACGATCTTGAAGAATACGTCGGTATagaaagtagtagtagtgctTCGCTAGAGTTATCTACTACCATAGATatagagaaggaaaacgagaGCAGAGAAACGTCCTCGATTCGAGCCAACGATTTTAATTGGAACGAGACGACGAGTAcgacggaaaaaagaaatgagatcACTAGGATCGATCGTCGTACCGACGAACTGTGGAATAGTTCGATGCGAGCAGACAAGACGTCTATGAAAATCGAGAACGAGACTGCGAACGAATCTCAAGATCGAGAACCTCCTGACAGTTCCAGCGTTGTAAAGGAGACACGAGAATTGTCTCGAGAGGATTCTTCGGCCGAGTCCGTCGAAGATCCTGCTGGACCGATAAAGACCTCGGAGAAATCTGAAGAACTTCAACGAGATTATCCCATACCGATTTACAGCTACGGACAGGACGAGGTTGAGATTGTGAAATTAAATCACGGGACAAACTCTGGTACTACGACTAAGACGAGAACGGTGTACAAACCGATCGATAATCCTGATAAGAGACCCGACATACTTAACAACGAAGTAAAAACTCTTAACAAGAATCATCGATTGGATCAACGGAAGGACGATCTCCGAGTGGTAATGCGCGAAGGTAGCGACGAGgaatttttacgaaaatttgAGGAACAGTTTTATAAAGAAGAATCTTCCGAAAGGGACGAGCCGGTAATAAAGAAACCTGTTCAAAgcaatttcgatcgattggagaaaaaggaagacgaGAACGGCCATGAAAAATCGCATGATTCGTCGAACGATGCTTTCAATGGGGATACAAAGCTTCCGATAGTTCAGCACGTGCAGATCATCGAAGTACCGGTCGAACGCGATCAccgatcatcgtcgtcatcgtcgtcatcgtcatcaacATCAACATCAACATCATCGACTCATCGAGTGCTCGTAAACGTGACGATCGCGAACGGAGACTCATCATCCGGTGCTTCTCGGCCTCTCTACGTGCTTTCGGTCTCCGTACCAATGGAAATCGAGCCCGACGATCATTCACCGAATGCTCACCAAATAAAAACATCATCCTCTTCTCAACGCGATGGGAAAATAACCGAGAATGTCGTGAACTACGTCGAACCGATCGACGTGGTTCGTCTTCCACCCCCGCCTCAACCACCCGCTTCACCCCCACCCCCAATTTGGGGCGGTGGCGAATGCGAATGCTCTTGTCCGTGCATGGATTCATCCTCTGACGAATGGGACAATTTTTCAGCGATCGATGATACTAATATCATCTTCGAGCAGGATTTCGATCAACACGAACCTCCCGACAACTCCAGTTCCTTCCAAGTTCCATCGATTACGAATATCCAAGTCAAAACCGATCAATTGGATAGAAAACcagaatggaaagaaaattctacgaGTCATTTGGAGGATTTGATAAAGGACGATACGACGCTAACCTTGGAAGATTATTATACCGAGGAGGACAACGTATCAACGACCGAGTCCTCCTCGACTTTCGAACCTGAAACGACTACCAACGATATTATATCGTGTTCTGCAACCACTTCACTACCCCCAGAGCCTATTATATTGATTCTCGAAG GTGCACGAACCTTTCCTGCTAGATCGTTCCCACCCGATGGTACGACCTTCGCTCAGGTTGGCCTTGGACAAAAACTCAGCAAAGAGATTCAACCTTATAGCTACTGGAATATGCAATTCTATCAATCGGAGGCCGCCTACGTTCGTTTTGATTACAACATCCCACGTGGTGCTAGCATCGGTGTATACGCAAGAAGAAACGCATTACCAACACACACGCAATACGACCTCCTGGAAGTGCTAAGTGGATTCAAAGCTCGGACCACCAGGGCATCCCATGTTAGTGTTATT CCGtctataaagaaagaagtgaCTCACTATATGGAACCCGGTCATTGGTTTCTTTCACTTTACAACGACGATGGCGATCCTCAAGAAGTTTCATTCATCGCGGTTATAGCTGAGGACATGACGCATAATTGTCCGAATGGTTGCAGTGGAAAGGGAGAATGTCTTCTTGGTCATTGTCAATGTAATCCTGGTTTTGGTGGTGAAGATTGCAGCGAAAGCGTATGTCCTGTTCTTTGTAGTCAACGAg GTGAATATATTAATGGCGAGTGTCAGTGTAATCCAGGTTGGAAGGGCAAAGAATGTTCCCTTAGGCATGACGAGTGCGAGGTACCAGATTGCAACGGTCACGGGCATTGCACCAACGGAAAATGCAATTGCGTTCGCGGTTACAAAGGGAAGTTCTGCGAGGAGGTGGATTGTCCACATCCGACGTGCTCGGGTCACGGTTTCTGCGCAGAGGGAACGTGTATTTGTAAGAAGGGATGGAAGGGCGCAGATTGTAGCCAGATGGATAAGGAAGCGTTGCAGTGTTTACCAGATTGCAGCGGTCATGGAAACTTCGATCTCGAAACTCAAACTTGTTTATGCGAGCCTATGTGGTCCGGTGACGATTGCTCGAAAG AACTATGTGATTTGGATTGCGGACCACATGGTCATTGCGTGGACAACGCTTGCGATTGTTTACCCGGTTGGTCCGGAGAACTTTGTAATTTGAAACAATGCGATCCACGATGCAACGAACACGGACAGTGCAAGAATGGTACGTGCTTGTGCGTCACCGGTTGGAACGGTATACATTGTACGATGGAAGCGTGTCCAAATGCCTGTTCAAGTCATGGACAGTGCAGAGTCAGCTTTTATGGTCAATGGGAGTGCCGTTGTTACGAAGGCTGGGATGGCAAGGATTGCAGTGTCCCTCTTGAACAAAATTGTAACGACGGACGAGACAATGACAAAG ACGGTCTCATCGATTGTGCCGATCCCGAGTGCTGCTCGAACCATATATGTCGAAGTAGTCAGCTTTGCGTGTCGGCACCGCAACCGATCGATATACTTCTACGAAAGCAACCACCGGCAGTAACTGCATCCTTCTTCGAAAGGATGAAATTTCTAATAGACGAGGGCAGTCTGCAGAACTACGCTCGTCAGGAGACTTTCAACGAGAG TATGTTCTGGAATCACTTCAACACAAG TCGGTCCGCCGTAATACGTGGTCGAGTTGTCACGCACCTTGGTACCGGACTAATGGGAGTACGTGTTAGCACGAGTACACCTTTAGAAGGCTTTACCCTGACAAGAGACGACGGTTGGTTCGATCTACTGGTGAACGGAGGTGGTGCAGTGACCTTGCAGTTTGGCAGGTCACCTTTCAAGCCGCAGAGTCACATCGTCTTCGTCCCATGGAATGAG GTCGTGATAATCGACAAAATAGTAATGAGCACGGCTGAGGAGAAAGCACCGGTTCACGTGCCACACGCTTGCGCAGCCCACGACTACGACTTGATGAAACCTCTTGTCCTGGCAACGTGGAAACAGGGCTTTCAAGGTGCCTGTCCTGATAAAAGCGCCATTTTGGCGGAATACCAGGCCATTCAGGAGAGTTTGCAAATACCTGGAACGGGTTTGAATCTTGTGTATCATAGTTCGAGAGTTGGAGGTTATTTGTCGACGATACAAGTGCAATTGACGCCGGAAACGATACCACCCACGCTCAGTCTAGTCCATCTAAGGATTTCGATCGAAGGAATACTTTACGAGAGGACGTTCGAAGCTGATCCGGTGATCAAGTTCACGTACGCTTGGAATCGATTGAACGTTTATCGCCAACGCGTTTACGGCGTTACGACAGCGATGGTTAAGGTTGGTTACGAGTATAACGATTGCAAAGACATCATCTGGGATGTTCAAACCACTAAACTCAGCGGCTACGACATGGCAATCTCTGACGTTGGCGGTTGGAATCTCGATATTCATCATAGATATAACTTCCACGAAGGTATTTTACAAAAGGGAGATGGTtccaatatatatttgaagcACAAGCCTAGAGTCATTCTTACATCGATGGGTGACGGTCATCAGCGACCTTTAGATTGTTACGATTGCGATGGACAAGCATCGAAGCAACGTTTACTCGCACCAGTTGCTCTTGCCACCGCACCAGACGGATCCATTTTCGTTGGTGACTTTAATTTGGTTAGGAAGATCCTGGTAGATGGAACTGTCAGGACCATTGTTCGACTAAA TGCTACCAGAGTGTCCTATCGATATCACATCGCTATAAGTCCGCTCGACGGTTCCCTTTACATTTCGGATCCAGAATCTCATCAAATTCTTCGTGTACGCGATACGAACGACTACACCGATCCTGATCACAATTGGGAAACCGTAGTTGGATCTGGAGAGCGTTGTCTTCCAGGTGACGAAGCACATTGCGGAGATGGTGCATTGGCAAGAGACGCGAAGTTGGCTTATCCGAAAGGAGTCGCTGTCTCGATAGACAACGTCCTCTATTTTGCCGATGGTACAAATATCAGAATGGTAGACAGAGATGGAATCATCACGACAGTAATCGGTAATCACATGCACAAAGCCCAATGGAAACCGATTCCTTGCGAAGGTACATTAAACGTCGAGGAGGTTCATCTTCGTTGGCCAACGGAATTAGCTATCAATCCACTCGATAATTCTTTACACATGGTCGATGATCACATGGTACTTCAACTGGCACCAGATGGTCGTGTGAAAGTCGTAGCAGGTCGTCCGTTACATTGTGCCTCGCCATTGTCATCCTTCGACACCGAGCTAGCCACTCATGCTACTTTGGTGATGCCTCAAAGTATTGCCTTTGGCCCATCGGGAAATCTATACATCGCTGAGAGCGATTCCCAGCGAATAAATCGCGTGAGAGTTATCGGCACGGATGGTAAAATCTCGCCTTACGCCGGTGCCGAATCCAAATGCAATTGCCTCGAACGTGGCTGCGATTGTTTCGAAGCTGATCATTATTTAGCGTCCACTGCGAAATTCAATACGATATCGTCCGTTGCGGTTTCACCTGACGGTGTCGTACACATCGGCGATCAAGCCAATTATAGAATACGCTCTGTCATGGCAAGTATACCAGATGCGAGTGACGCCAGAGAATACGAGATTTATTCGCCAGATACGCAAGAGATTTACGTCTTCAATAGATTCGGTCAGCACATAgctacgaaaaatattttaacgggTGAAACGGTCTATCTTTTCACTTACAACGTCAATAGCAGTAACGGCAAGCTCAGCACTGTCACGGATGCGGCTGGCAATAAAGTCTTCCTCTTACGTGACTATAGTAATCAAGTAACTTCCATTGAGAATACCAAAGGGCAAAAGTGTAGACTCCGAATGACTAGAATGTGGATGTTGCACGAATTCAGTACACCGGATAATTACAACGTGACGTTCAATTATCACGGGCCAACTGGACTCCTAGCTAACAAGTTGGACAGCACGGGACGTGGTTACGTCTACGATTACGACGAGTTTGGTAGATTAACAAGCGTTGTTACTCCTACCGGTAAAATGATCAGTCTGACGTTTGATCTCAGCTTGAAAGGAGCCATCGTTAAAATTGGACAAAATAACAGAAAGCCCGTTTCTATGCTGATCAAAGGTTCCTCGGTTGTAACGAAGGTTGGCGAGGCCGAACAAAGAACGACAGTTCTTCCTGATGGTTCCGTCGGTATGGTTACACCTTGGGCTCATACAGTTAGCACGGACACGATGCCTTATTCGATCCTCGCTGAAATAGAACCACTTCTTGGCGAAAGTTATCCAGTACTTGCGAAACAAAGAACCGAAATCGCAGGCGATTTGGCCAATAGGTTCGAATGGCGTTACTTCCTTAGGAAGGTCCAAGGAAACAAAAACCGTGGCAATTCGAAAGCAGTAGCACAAGTTGGCCGCAAACTTCGAGTTAACGGTGAGATCTTGTTATCTTTAGAATACGACAGAGAGACGAACACCGTGGCCGTTTTCATGGATGATCGAGTAGAGCTATTAAACATAACGTACGACAGAACTGCAAGACCATTGAAATGGGGCCCCAGAAATGGGATATTTGCTGGCGTTGAACTCGAATACGATCGATTTAGCAGGCTAACTAGTTGGACCTGGGGAGACATAAGTGAGACTTATGGTTTCGACAGAGCTGGCCGATTATACGAAATTAAGTACAGCGATGGAACGTCTATGATCTATGCCTTCAAAGATATGTTCAGTAGTTTGCCATTGAAGGTTACTACTCCACGTGGAAGTGATTACTTGTTACAATACGATGAGGCTGGTGCTCTACAATCTCTTACAACACCTCGAGGACATATTCATGCGTTCTCTCTTCAAACATCTCTCGGATTCTACAAGTATCAATATTATTCTCCTATGAATCGACATCCCTATGAAATTCTATACAACGACGATGGACAGATACTTGCTAAGGTTTATCCACATCAGAGCGGTAAAGTCGCATACGTTTACGATCACACCGGAAAATTGGAAACCACTTTGGCAG GCTTGTCTTCTATACATTACACGTATCAAGAAACGACCAGCCTGGTTCGTAGCATCGACATCAACGAGCCAAACTTCGAAATGCGTATCGAGTACAAATATCACGCGGGAATTGTCAAAGACGAGAAGATCAAATTCGGAAGTAAGAGTGGTATGGACAACGCGCATTATCGATACCAATACGACGGAAATGCACGGATATCTGGTATCGAGGTCGACATCAACGGAAAACAACTTCCGCAATTACGATTGAAGTACAATCAGAACCTTGGTGTATTGGAGGGTGTCGGTGACCTCAGAATCTATAGAAACGTGTTCAATAGATCGGTCATGCAAGATAGTAGCAAGCAGTTTTTCACTGTCACTGATTATGATGAACATGGTCGTGTTAAGACCGTTCTGATGAACATTCGTTCTTTGGACGTATTCAGAATGGAATTGGAATATGATAATAGAAATCGTATCAAGATGAGAAAACTGATGATCGGTAAGGAGTCCATGGAAAAGAAGGAATGGTCTAGAATGGATAAGATCACGTATAACGCTGATAGTCACGTACTCGAGGTAGCAGATACGGATAATAACTGGCAATACGCATACGATGAGAACGGCAATATAGTTGGTGTAACCGAACATAGcgaaaagattgtattaggtTATGATAGCGGAGATCGAGTGGTTCAATATGGCGACGTAGAATTTAATTCTTACGATGGCCGAGGATTCGTGGTTATTCGAGGAGAGCACAAATATAG GTACAACTCTAGGGGACAACTTATTCACGCATCGGAACACAAGAAGTTCCAGATCTGGTACTTTTACGATGATCGTGGAAGATTGGTATCTTGGAACGACGACCGAGAGAATATTACTCAATTCTTCTACGCTAATCCAAAGACCCCGGATTTGATAACGCACGTACACTTCCCAAAATCGTCTAAAACATTCCGATTCCTCTACGATCAACGTGACTTCTTAATGACGGTCGAAACCTCCGAACAAAGGTTTTACGTGGCAACCGATCAGAACGGTTCACCGTTGGCTCTTTTCGATACCAATGGAAATCTTATCAAAGAAATGCGTCGTACACCTTTCGGTAAAATCATCAAAGACACCAACCCTGACTTTTACTTGCCCATCGATTTTCATGGAGGTCTGTTCGATCCAAACACGAAATTGATTTATCTAAACAAGAGACTGTACGATCCAACCGTCGGACAATGGATGACACCTGCCTGGGAACAAATGGCGAACGAGCTAACAACGCCAACGGACATCTTCATTTATCGTTTCCGTAACAACGATCCGATCAATTTCAAACAGAACGTCGAATACATGACGGACTTG